In a single window of the Salvelinus namaycush isolate Seneca chromosome 18, SaNama_1.0, whole genome shotgun sequence genome:
- the mmp11a gene encoding stromelysin-3 yields MHCSPVPERSRYQAAPGWLQRSDLYNLKKRGRVAHPQDTLKDTALARGDPIRAALVTNSTEVSNRPRCGVPDYPMLNDVLYRGKHRQKRFVLFGVRLEKTDLTYKVVRFPWQMSEDKVRRVLQEALRVWSEVTPLTFTEVSSGKADIVIDFTRYWHGDNLPFDGPGGILAHAFFPKTHREGDIHFDYDEAWTLGNYMGTDLLQVAAHEFGHVLGLQHSRELGAVMSPYYSFSYPLELSEDDKLGIQYLYGHRPHILPPPPLSPPPQIPTETNEIISSIPDVCQTDFDAVSMIRGELFFFKSSYVWRIREGRLEAGYPALASRHWRGIPESIDAAFEDQSGSIWFFQGQSYWVFDAERQITGPEPVRRLGLSVSHIQAALLWGQDSSYNTYFFKSGSYWRFSPKENRVHSVYPRNMQDWSGIPSDVDAAFKDQYGYAHLIRGRQYWKFDPVEMNLLEGYPRYIGMDFFGCLNA; encoded by the exons GGATGGCTCCAGAGGTCTGATCTCTACAATctgaagaagagaggaagagtcGCCCATCCTCAGGACACACTCAAAGACACAGCCTTGGCCAGAGGAGACCCTATAAGAGCAGCCCTGGTAACTAACAGCACTGAGGTGTCTAACCGCCCCCGCTGTGGCGTCCCTGACTACCCTATGCTGAATGATGTCCTCTACAGGGGGAAACACAGGCAGAAACGCTTTGTCCTGTTCGGGGTGCGCTTGGAGAAGACTGACCTCACCTACAA AGTGGTTCGCTTCCCCTGGCAGATGAGTGAGGACAAGGTGCGGCGTGTCCTGCAGGAAGCACTGAGAGTGTGGAGTGAGGTCACACCCCTCACCTTCACTGAGGTCAGCAGTGGAAAGGCTGACATTGTCATCGACTTCACCAG GTACTGGCATGGAGATAACCTGCCCTTTGACGGGCCTGGGGGCATTCTAGCTCATGCCTTCTTCCCCAAGACCCACAGGGAGGGCGACATCCATTTTGACTATGATGAAGCATGGACCCTTGGCAACTACATGG GCACAGACCTCCTCCAAGTGGCTGCTCATGAGTTTGGACATGTTCTGGGCCTGCAGCACTCCCGGGAACTGGGTGCAGTGATGTCCCCTTATTACAGCTTCTCCTATCCCCTGGAGTTGAGCGAGGATGACAAGCTGGGGATCCAATACCTGTACGGCCATCGTCCACATATCCTGCCCCCACCTCCACTATCACCACCGCCACAAATCCCCACAGAGACCAATGAGATCATTAGTAGTATC CCTGACGTCTGCCAGACAGACTTTGATGCTGTGTCTATGATCCGTGGGGAGCTGTTTTTCTTTAAATCAAGCTATGTGTGGCGCATTCGGGAGGGGCGGCTGGAGGCGGGCTACCCCGCGCTGGCGTCCCGCCATTGGAGGGGGATTCCAGAGAGCATTGATGCTGCCTTTGAAGACCAATCAGGGAGTATCTGGTTCTTTCAAG gtcAAAGCTACTGGGTGTTTGATGCAGAGAGACAGATCACAGGGCCAGAACCTGTGCGGAGGCTCGGCCTGTCAGTCTCCCACATCCAGGCAGCCCTGCTCTGGGGCCAGGACAGCAGTTACAACACCTACTTCTTCAAGTCAGGCAGCTACTGGAGGTTCAGCCCCAAGGAGAACCGCGTCCACTCTGTCTACCCTCGCAACATGCAGGACTGGAGCGGCATCCCCAGTGATGTTGACGCAGCCTTCAAGGACCAATACG GCTATGCCCACCTTATCCGAGGGAGGCAGTACTGGAAGTTTGATCCTGTGGAGATGAATTTACTAGAGGGGTATCCTCGCTATATTGGAATGGACTTCTTTGGTTGCCTAAATGCATGA